In the genome of Saprospira sp. CCB-QB6, one region contains:
- a CDS encoding OmpA family protein, with protein MKATLLFFFIICSFLSLRAQPLSKSAKEHMADAEYYFNNAKYEAAEASLQQALKQRPNFAAAQRLLGVVAKETGDYETARQAYESLFKGHPQLSRAAYFEAAELQMKGYNYIKALEYFELYKYANPKDYQIKEEGTERNYDAYLERNIKSCEYSIGMEYTESTGKAELLPGMANSKSDEFLPTLRANGDMLLYTSNRSGDEDILMLRKNDKGEWKSPKSIGAAINTPYNEGMAKFTVCGRRIFFAACAWENVQGGCDIYVAEYDSENEIIDSVGPATGLNSEAWDSQPSISCDGYKMYFVSTREGGFGGSDIWVSELMADGRWGVPENLGPKINTEGDEEAPFIAPDGQTLYFVSDGHPGMGEADAFRTLLLENGEWSRPVNMGEGVNSPFREAGIVVTPDGEYAYFSSNRPGGKGGLDLYNCHIPAAMAPAVDHVFLDGYLYDEATGEPLAGARVRLRNEGENIGVFETDKAGRFFLCLPSGASYSYIISKEGYDNFIGADYFERAAGEAIKRIDVQLTPNGQEIKEEPIVVEPPKPRLRKNLSVYFETGKYDLSELQKEQIQKLLDQFEDPENLKIQVTGFADDVGDKEFNLSLSQKRAGYVTKFMKELGITTAQITTDGRGVIESNMAKHQKRKVEIIILNR; from the coding sequence ATGAAAGCAACACTTCTCTTTTTTTTTATCATCTGTAGCTTTTTGAGCTTAAGGGCCCAGCCCCTGAGCAAATCGGCCAAAGAGCATATGGCAGATGCCGAATACTATTTTAATAATGCCAAATATGAGGCGGCTGAGGCCAGTTTGCAACAGGCCTTAAAGCAAAGGCCCAATTTTGCGGCAGCCCAGCGTTTGTTGGGTGTAGTGGCCAAGGAAACAGGCGATTATGAGACAGCTCGGCAGGCTTATGAGAGTTTATTTAAGGGGCATCCTCAATTGTCTAGAGCTGCTTATTTTGAGGCGGCCGAGCTACAGATGAAAGGCTATAACTATATCAAAGCACTAGAGTATTTTGAGCTCTACAAATATGCGAACCCCAAAGATTATCAGATTAAAGAAGAGGGGACCGAGCGCAACTATGATGCTTATTTAGAGCGTAATATTAAGAGCTGTGAGTATTCTATAGGAATGGAATATACCGAGTCTACGGGCAAGGCAGAGCTTTTGCCGGGCATGGCCAACTCCAAATCTGATGAGTTTTTGCCCACTTTGCGGGCCAATGGAGATATGTTATTGTATACCTCCAATCGCTCAGGGGATGAAGATATTTTGATGTTGCGCAAAAACGATAAAGGAGAATGGAAATCGCCTAAATCTATTGGGGCGGCCATCAATACCCCTTATAATGAGGGCATGGCCAAGTTTACGGTTTGTGGGCGGCGGATTTTCTTTGCGGCCTGTGCTTGGGAAAATGTGCAGGGGGGCTGTGATATTTATGTGGCCGAGTATGATAGTGAAAATGAGATCATAGATAGTGTGGGGCCTGCGACGGGCTTGAATAGTGAGGCTTGGGATTCCCAGCCCTCGATTAGTTGTGATGGCTATAAAATGTATTTTGTCTCTACTCGAGAAGGTGGTTTTGGGGGCAGTGATATATGGGTTTCGGAGCTAATGGCTGATGGGCGTTGGGGAGTGCCTGAGAACTTGGGACCAAAAATCAACACGGAAGGAGATGAAGAAGCGCCTTTTATTGCGCCAGATGGGCAAACCCTCTACTTTGTTTCAGATGGGCATCCAGGAATGGGCGAAGCAGATGCATTTCGGACCTTATTATTAGAAAATGGGGAATGGTCGCGGCCTGTAAACATGGGAGAGGGCGTTAATTCTCCATTTCGGGAGGCGGGCATTGTGGTCACGCCTGATGGGGAGTATGCTTATTTCTCTTCTAATCGCCCAGGGGGCAAAGGAGGATTGGATCTATATAACTGTCATATTCCAGCGGCTATGGCTCCTGCTGTGGACCATGTATTTTTGGATGGGTACCTTTATGATGAAGCAACGGGAGAGCCTTTGGCTGGGGCTAGAGTTCGTTTGCGGAATGAGGGGGAGAATATAGGTGTTTTTGAGACGGATAAGGCGGGGCGGTTTTTTCTTTGCTTGCCTAGTGGGGCATCCTATTCCTATATCATTTCTAAGGAGGGATATGACAACTTCATTGGGGCGGATTATTTTGAGCGAGCGGCAGGAGAGGCCATCAAGCGGATAGATGTGCAACTAACGCCCAATGGTCAAGAGATCAAAGAAGAGCCTATTGTTGTGGAGCCGCCCAAGCCTCGTTTACGCAAGAACTTATCGGTTTATTTTGAGACGGGGAAATACGATTTAAGCGAGTTACAAAAAGAGCAAATTCAGAAATTATTGGATCAGTTTGAAGATCCAGAGAACTTGAAAATACAAGTGACTGGTTTTGCGGATGATGTGGGGGATAAAGAGTTTAATTTATCGCTTTCTCAGAAGCGGGCTGGATATGTCACCAAGTTTATGAAAGAGTTGGGAATTACGACTGCACAAATTACAACAGATGGGCGGGGAGTAATAGAGAGTAACATGGCCAAGCATCAAAAGCGGAAGGTAGAAATCATTATTTTGAATCGATAG
- a CDS encoding cob(I)yrinic acid a,c-diamide adenosyltransferase: MSFKIYTKTGDKGSTALWGGGRLPKYHLRIEAYGSLDELNANLGLLRDFCEQEEQRQQLLQIQERLFSLGTIMATAPEKAHKVKQPDVLPEDVLQLENWMDAMDEHLAPLKNFVLPGGHPQVSRANIARTVCRRAERLAVALNDEQALPEVVLQYLNRLSDYLFIFGRFAAHCHQAEEVLWKPRG, encoded by the coding sequence ATGTCGTTTAAGATTTATACCAAGACGGGCGATAAGGGCAGCACCGCACTTTGGGGCGGGGGCCGTCTGCCCAAATATCATTTGAGAATTGAGGCCTATGGCAGTTTAGATGAGCTGAATGCGAACTTAGGCCTATTAAGAGATTTTTGCGAGCAAGAAGAGCAGCGGCAGCAGCTTTTGCAGATTCAGGAGCGCTTGTTTAGCCTAGGGACCATCATGGCCACGGCTCCCGAAAAGGCGCATAAGGTCAAGCAGCCCGATGTTTTGCCTGAGGATGTGTTGCAGCTCGAAAACTGGATGGATGCCATGGATGAGCATTTGGCGCCCCTTAAAAACTTTGTTTTGCCAGGCGGGCATCCGCAGGTGTCTAGGGCCAATATTGCTCGCACCGTTTGTCGCCGTGCCGAGCGTTTGGCCGTGGCGCTAAATGACGAGCAGGCCCTGCCTGAGGTGGTGTTGCAATACCTCAATCGCTTGTCGGATTACCTCTTTATATTTGGCCGTTTTGCGGCCCATTGCCATCAGGCCGAAGAAGTACTTTGGAAGCCAAGAGGCTGA
- a CDS encoding CopD family protein, with the protein MFDTPWLYNLGKVIHFIGLISWFAGLFYLPRLFIYHTEALERPEAERGVLTEQYALMQRRLYHIIMTPAMFITFLGGSMMLFYYGWDWFVANIWMHWKLGFIILLVSYHFYGKSIMQRLARNEFVMSSAKFRMYNEIATLLLLAIVLLAVYKSRIDFLIAFLSLIAFGISLMMGIKAYKRYRERKGEV; encoded by the coding sequence ATGTTTGATACGCCATGGCTCTATAACTTGGGCAAAGTTATTCACTTTATTGGGCTGATTAGTTGGTTTGCGGGGCTATTTTATTTGCCGCGGCTCTTTATTTATCATACCGAGGCTTTGGAGCGGCCGGAGGCGGAGCGGGGAGTTTTGACGGAGCAATATGCTTTGATGCAGCGCCGCTTGTATCATATTATTATGACGCCGGCCATGTTTATTACCTTTTTGGGGGGCAGTATGATGCTCTTTTATTATGGTTGGGATTGGTTTGTGGCCAATATTTGGATGCATTGGAAGTTGGGTTTCATCATTTTGTTGGTGAGCTATCATTTTTATGGCAAGTCGATTATGCAGCGTTTGGCGCGCAATGAATTTGTGATGAGTTCGGCCAAATTTCGGATGTATAATGAAATTGCCACCCTCTTACTCTTGGCCATTGTTTTATTGGCCGTTTATAAAAGTAGAATTGATTTTTTGATTGCCTTTTTGAGTTTGATTGCCTTTGGAATAAGCCTAATGATGGGTATAAAGGCCTACAAGCGCTATCGAGAGCGAAAAGGAGAAGTATAG
- a CDS encoding secondary thiamine-phosphate synthase enzyme YjbQ, producing MSIHHHPISLQAKSRGFHLITQEVLQQLPKLPQNGLFQLFIQHTSAGLTINENADPDVRMDFETIFNRLVPENQKGLLHTLEGPDDMPAHIKTAFTGTSLSIPIIHGQLALGTWQGIYLCEFRNHGGRRQLVATIMD from the coding sequence ATGTCTATTCATCATCATCCCATTTCTCTCCAAGCCAAAAGCCGAGGCTTCCACCTGATTACTCAAGAAGTTTTGCAACAACTGCCCAAACTTCCCCAAAATGGCCTTTTTCAACTCTTTATTCAACATACTTCGGCCGGACTCACCATCAACGAGAATGCAGATCCCGATGTCCGTATGGATTTTGAAACCATTTTTAATCGCCTAGTCCCCGAAAACCAAAAGGGCCTCTTACACACCCTAGAAGGTCCCGACGATATGCCCGCCCACATTAAAACCGCTTTTACGGGCACAAGTTTAAGCATTCCCATTATTCACGGCCAACTCGCCCTCGGAACCTGGCAAGGCATCTACCTTTGTGAGTTCAGAAACCATGGCGGTCGCCGCCAATTAGTCGCTACGATTATGGATTAG
- a CDS encoding RNA polymerase sigma factor, giving the protein MDISIAALQAGDQRAYKALYEQAYWYCASALLQQGAQETDAKAIFNRALEIFWTKMQTPDFELSCQPKTYLYAVCRNLWLKQLRKQKKNPILQDEERLLQEPLPHLAQEDIYFLEEEEADPLLMTAMKALNSMKNTDCQKVLELYYFEKKSHREIEQIMGFADNYSKVKKNSCIKQLKKQLLRLLGQPKA; this is encoded by the coding sequence ATGGATATTTCAATTGCCGCCCTCCAAGCCGGAGACCAAAGGGCCTATAAAGCCCTCTACGAACAAGCTTATTGGTATTGTGCCAGCGCCCTACTCCAACAGGGCGCCCAAGAAACCGATGCCAAAGCTATCTTTAACCGTGCCCTAGAGATTTTTTGGACCAAAATGCAAACGCCCGATTTTGAGCTCAGCTGCCAACCCAAAACTTATCTCTATGCCGTTTGCCGAAACCTCTGGCTCAAACAGCTCCGCAAACAAAAGAAAAACCCCATCCTCCAAGATGAAGAACGCCTACTCCAAGAGCCCCTCCCCCATTTGGCCCAAGAAGATATCTATTTTTTAGAGGAAGAAGAGGCCGATCCACTGCTCATGACGGCCATGAAAGCCCTAAACAGCATGAAAAATACCGATTGCCAAAAAGTATTGGAGCTCTACTATTTTGAGAAGAAATCACATCGAGAAATTGAGCAAATCATGGGCTTTGCCGATAACTACTCAAAGGTCAAGAAAAATAGCTGTATCAAACAGCTCAAAAAACAATTGCTGCGCCTTTTGGGCCAGCCCAAAGCTTAA
- a CDS encoding tetratricopeptide repeat protein — MDFYSPEWLDAFQQNQLSSEERAATLALAQKEPEYAAQLKAHGIAIQAIQAFGRQTAVEKMAQELAEEGLFERPIEQALQAKAAQKQIGQIAQELETEGFFAPEKKKEIKVRPLPRWRPIMGIAASLILLLSLGYWWQESQALPRWSQEYTLASATSTQKELQLLLSAQGFGQNEAALRNLQLGLNAYEKKDWEKAKTELQTYQKANSIFAQEETQFYLGHIAFELGQIDQAKTYWQELSQLPSLPPNISEQLSWYQALLALRENQKELAKNYLKKVPPGPYQEKAKQLLQSLE; from the coding sequence ATGGATTTTTATAGCCCCGAATGGCTGGATGCCTTCCAGCAAAACCAACTCTCTTCCGAAGAACGAGCCGCTACCCTAGCCTTGGCCCAAAAAGAACCCGAATATGCCGCCCAATTAAAAGCACATGGCATCGCTATCCAAGCTATTCAGGCTTTTGGCCGCCAAACTGCCGTAGAAAAAATGGCCCAAGAACTAGCCGAAGAGGGCCTATTTGAACGCCCTATCGAACAAGCGCTACAAGCTAAAGCCGCCCAAAAACAGATTGGCCAAATTGCCCAAGAACTAGAAACAGAAGGCTTTTTTGCCCCAGAAAAAAAGAAGGAGATAAAGGTTCGCCCCCTCCCCCGCTGGCGCCCAATTATGGGCATTGCCGCTAGCCTAATTTTATTACTTAGCCTAGGTTATTGGTGGCAAGAATCTCAAGCGCTCCCCCGCTGGTCTCAAGAATATACCTTGGCTAGCGCAACATCTACCCAAAAAGAATTACAACTGCTTTTGAGCGCTCAAGGCTTTGGCCAAAATGAAGCCGCCCTCAGAAACCTCCAACTCGGCCTCAATGCCTATGAGAAAAAAGATTGGGAGAAGGCTAAAACAGAATTACAAACCTACCAAAAGGCCAATTCTATCTTTGCCCAAGAAGAAACCCAGTTTTATCTAGGCCATATCGCCTTTGAACTCGGCCAAATTGATCAAGCCAAAACCTACTGGCAAGAACTCTCCCAATTGCCTAGCCTCCCCCCCAATATTTCGGAACAACTTAGCTGGTATCAAGCTTTGCTCGCCCTGCGCGAAAATCAAAAAGAGCTGGCCAAAAACTACCTAAAAAAGGTCCCTCCAGGCCCCTATCAAGAAAAAGCAAAACAACTTCTGCAATCACTAGAGTAA
- a CDS encoding TonB-dependent receptor, which yields MIKYSKSLCLALAVGLFAPSLKAQINDVGTELVKPFKAQLAESKKQEAQPLLPDLDTSAGQKLTYLVPERIVSVNYPEPNIRPLAMPVPTPPKSLNFYTKAGIGFPLSPLLELSYHNSNNDKVRFGATAKHHSSQGNLEDQVFGKTSINLNGDYFLSNGLAVGGALNMDLNNYRYYGYHQLLENLGDSLYPFAQDSSGLAEDSLKQRYLTVGANIHLFNAKSNKQEMNYRADLDLYNTRSYHGVGELNIRPRLVFEKWVGDSRSPQHRFFAEAELLYSRYTTTDSSQSRSLAQLHAGTDLNFGNFKSRLGARLGSNAGKYFVLPDVDFSYVILGGQFVPYAGWSGNIRENTLMQLSTYNPFLDTERLHWEHTQESRFYGGLKGKIKRLGYDFNVSYANLSQQPLFYNTLESNYLKFGLAYDTLSRLTVAADVELQIMEELYFKGALAFNNYSGGTAEAAYHLPVLESSFGLKYKKGNLEVGADLFVNAGVPYLPALATESETLGGLFDLNLNATYWLGKGDKQRFAFFVEGNNLFNNKYQRWYLYQQLGINGKIGVIAKF from the coding sequence ATGATAAAATATAGTAAATCACTTTGTTTAGCATTGGCAGTTGGGCTTTTTGCCCCCAGCCTAAAGGCCCAAATCAATGATGTAGGGACCGAGCTAGTCAAACCCTTTAAGGCCCAATTAGCCGAAAGTAAAAAGCAGGAGGCTCAGCCTCTTTTACCCGATTTGGATACCAGCGCAGGCCAAAAATTGACCTACCTGGTCCCCGAACGAATTGTTTCGGTCAATTATCCCGAACCCAATATCCGCCCCTTGGCGATGCCTGTGCCTACGCCACCCAAAAGTCTCAACTTTTATACAAAGGCGGGTATCGGTTTCCCACTCTCTCCTTTGCTAGAGCTATCTTACCACAATAGCAATAATGATAAAGTACGCTTTGGGGCTACAGCCAAACACCATAGCAGCCAAGGTAATTTGGAGGACCAAGTTTTTGGCAAAACGTCTATTAACCTAAATGGCGATTATTTTCTGTCTAATGGTTTAGCTGTTGGTGGTGCCCTAAATATGGACCTCAATAATTATCGCTATTACGGCTACCACCAACTGCTCGAAAACTTGGGTGATAGCCTCTATCCCTTCGCTCAAGATAGCTCGGGCCTAGCCGAAGATAGTCTTAAACAACGCTACCTAACGGTAGGGGCCAATATTCACCTCTTCAATGCCAAAAGCAATAAACAAGAAATGAATTACAGAGCCGATTTGGACCTCTATAATACCAGATCTTATCATGGGGTAGGAGAGCTAAATATCCGCCCTCGCCTTGTTTTTGAAAAATGGGTGGGCGATAGCCGCAGCCCCCAACATCGCTTTTTTGCCGAAGCAGAGCTATTGTATAGCCGCTATACAACTACGGATAGCAGCCAAAGCCGTAGCCTGGCCCAATTGCATGCAGGAACAGATCTCAATTTTGGGAATTTCAAAAGCCGCTTGGGGGCCCGCTTAGGAAGTAATGCTGGAAAATACTTTGTCTTGCCCGATGTCGATTTTAGTTATGTCATTTTAGGGGGGCAATTTGTGCCCTATGCAGGTTGGTCGGGCAACATCCGAGAAAATACGCTCATGCAGCTCTCTACTTATAATCCCTTCTTGGATACAGAGCGCCTGCATTGGGAACATACGCAAGAAAGCCGCTTTTATGGGGGACTCAAAGGGAAGATTAAACGCTTAGGCTACGACTTTAATGTCTCTTATGCCAATTTGAGCCAACAACCCCTTTTCTATAATACCCTAGAAAGCAATTATCTGAAATTTGGTCTGGCCTATGATACACTCAGCCGCTTGACTGTAGCCGCAGATGTAGAACTCCAAATTATGGAGGAACTCTACTTTAAGGGCGCTCTAGCTTTCAATAATTATAGCGGAGGAACAGCTGAAGCCGCTTATCATCTGCCTGTTTTGGAATCTAGCTTTGGCCTGAAATATAAAAAAGGCAATCTAGAAGTTGGGGCCGACCTCTTTGTCAATGCTGGCGTGCCTTATCTCCCTGCTTTAGCTACCGAAAGCGAAACCCTTGGCGGCTTGTTTGACCTTAACCTAAATGCTACTTACTGGCTCGGAAAAGGAGACAAACAACGCTTTGCTTTCTTTGTAGAAGGAAACAACCTGTTTAATAACAAATACCAACGCTGGTACCTCTATCAGCAATTGGGCATCAATGGAAAAATTGGTGTCATTGCTAAGTTCTAA
- a CDS encoding tetratricopeptide repeat protein has protein sequence MQPKLKKLVYGGLLSLASLQGIQAQQTAVYKDPQAAYHAAIEFYEQALYGKAEDELGQLLAPNQALYAEQELPELYRPKAELYAALAALRLERPDAENKLLVLIKKYEPMSVAAQAKLEVGRYYYAQRDYKKAIKYLSSINFKDLNDLSNEELIEAKFQLAYCYFVSKDFKKAQPVFAQIKGTKSEYTFPANYYYGLCSFFLKDFDAALASFEIANKSSRYEKVVPTYITQIHFMKKDYDKTIAYGEPYTKSNTVRERMTIVQAVGQAYYEKKNYQKALPYMEEYASKTPKMTEDIFYQLAYTQYRAGKYEDAAANFEQIARLDNKLGQNARYNLADCQLKLGRKEEARLSFKQAAEMKQDKELQIDAKMNYAKLSYELGLDNDAISAFMELLNTKYSNESQNLMSQLFLNTRDYEKALSILRSIDRSEPSLKEAFQKVAYFRGVQHYKASNFTKAVERFNESLGSAVHTETTALAHFWKAEALFQLDQFDKSIDEYNRFTTVAAAAPQLPANSTKGTAHYGLGYNYLRKNSYDNAVGEFVKAVKYIEPRLSKINDRHVSNFVYPDALGRAGDCYLYLGGTNNYTAAAGYYERIVANNFPNEDYAMYQLSLIYSLTNQPQKQLRTLADLVGQHPSSIYADDALYAMGSTQINQNEFDQAKGSFDQLIVKYPDSEYTAKALYKLGVLSYSRDMNREALDYFKTVVSNNVQTEEAKAALNFIRKIYIDQGDPDGFMAYASTLQGYNFSDMAADSLLYESAASSFDQENWPAAADNYSKYLDRFPKGLNSMSAHLNRGIAYYNLKEYPKALSDFSYVAEAKEPKAPPAMAEEANLLAGRICYHITEDYAKALTYFQGLEQFASSPENRSEARLFGMRSAYYGQNYQALKGLATNFLKEPNASAANKAEAHFYLAKAQQLAGENAKAMQSYKESLKLVDDDINASEAHYQIAKITYIQRDLDGALELAFQNNKLLGQHLNWLARNFILIADIYAEQGKLDAAKGTLESLLGNFNGEPEIVKEAQDKLAQVKQAISSNSRLRRNDGSGELEMID, from the coding sequence ATGCAACCAAAGCTGAAAAAACTGGTCTATGGCGGACTGCTGAGTCTTGCGAGTTTGCAGGGCATACAAGCGCAGCAAACAGCCGTATACAAAGACCCTCAGGCGGCATATCATGCGGCCATCGAATTTTATGAACAAGCCCTTTATGGCAAGGCCGAAGATGAATTGGGCCAATTGTTGGCCCCTAATCAGGCGCTTTATGCAGAGCAGGAATTGCCTGAATTGTATCGCCCAAAAGCAGAACTTTATGCGGCTCTTGCGGCCCTGCGCTTGGAGCGGCCCGATGCCGAAAACAAACTTTTGGTCCTGATTAAGAAATATGAGCCCATGTCTGTGGCAGCTCAGGCCAAATTGGAAGTGGGGCGTTATTACTATGCCCAAAGAGATTATAAAAAGGCCATTAAATACCTCAGTAGCATCAACTTTAAGGATCTTAATGACCTAAGCAATGAGGAGTTGATTGAGGCCAAATTCCAGTTGGCTTACTGTTATTTTGTGTCTAAGGACTTTAAGAAAGCCCAGCCCGTTTTTGCCCAAATCAAAGGGACCAAAAGCGAGTATACTTTTCCCGCCAACTACTATTATGGTCTCTGCTCTTTCTTCCTGAAAGACTTTGATGCGGCCTTGGCGAGCTTTGAAATTGCCAATAAATCGAGCCGCTACGAAAAGGTGGTCCCTACCTATATTACGCAGATCCACTTTATGAAAAAGGATTATGATAAAACAATTGCCTACGGCGAACCCTACACCAAAAGCAATACGGTGCGGGAACGCATGACGATTGTGCAGGCGGTGGGCCAAGCCTATTACGAAAAGAAGAATTATCAAAAAGCGCTTCCTTATATGGAAGAATACGCCAGCAAAACGCCCAAAATGACAGAAGATATCTTCTATCAATTGGCTTATACTCAATATCGAGCTGGAAAATATGAGGATGCCGCTGCTAACTTTGAGCAAATTGCTCGATTAGATAATAAGTTGGGGCAAAATGCTCGCTACAATCTAGCCGATTGTCAACTCAAACTAGGCCGAAAAGAGGAAGCTCGCCTCTCTTTTAAGCAGGCCGCAGAAATGAAGCAGGACAAAGAGCTGCAGATTGACGCTAAAATGAATTATGCCAAATTGTCTTATGAATTGGGCCTAGACAATGACGCTATTTCGGCTTTTATGGAGTTGCTCAACACCAAATACAGCAACGAATCGCAAAACTTGATGAGCCAGCTCTTCCTCAATACTCGCGATTATGAAAAAGCCCTGAGCATTTTGCGCAGTATCGACCGCAGCGAGCCTTCTCTCAAAGAGGCCTTCCAAAAAGTGGCTTATTTCCGTGGTGTGCAGCATTATAAAGCCAGCAATTTCACCAAAGCCGTAGAGCGCTTTAATGAGTCTTTGGGCTCGGCTGTGCATACCGAAACCACGGCCCTGGCCCATTTCTGGAAAGCTGAAGCGCTTTTCCAATTAGACCAATTTGATAAAAGTATTGATGAGTATAATCGCTTTACTACCGTAGCGGCTGCTGCTCCTCAATTACCCGCCAATTCCACTAAAGGAACGGCCCATTATGGCCTAGGCTACAATTACCTCCGCAAAAATAGCTACGATAATGCCGTGGGCGAATTTGTGAAGGCGGTCAAATATATTGAGCCCCGCCTGAGCAAAATTAATGATCGACATGTCTCTAATTTTGTCTATCCCGATGCCCTCGGCCGTGCTGGCGATTGCTACCTCTATCTGGGGGGAACGAATAATTATACCGCCGCCGCTGGCTATTACGAACGCATTGTGGCCAATAATTTCCCCAATGAGGATTATGCCATGTATCAGCTGAGCTTGATTTATAGCTTGACCAACCAACCCCAAAAGCAGTTGCGCACCCTAGCCGATTTGGTGGGCCAACACCCTAGTTCAATCTATGCCGATGATGCGCTTTATGCCATGGGAAGCACACAGATTAACCAAAATGAATTCGATCAGGCCAAAGGAAGCTTTGACCAACTGATCGTGAAATATCCCGATAGCGAGTATACCGCCAAAGCCCTCTATAAATTGGGAGTGCTCTCTTATAGCCGCGATATGAACCGCGAAGCCCTCGATTATTTCAAGACGGTGGTGAGCAATAATGTCCAAACAGAGGAAGCAAAGGCCGCCCTCAACTTTATCCGAAAAATCTATATCGATCAAGGCGATCCCGACGGCTTTATGGCTTATGCCTCTACTTTGCAAGGCTATAATTTCTCTGATATGGCCGCAGATTCTCTCCTTTATGAGTCGGCTGCCTCTTCTTTCGATCAGGAAAACTGGCCTGCTGCTGCCGATAATTACAGCAAATATCTCGATCGCTTTCCCAAGGGACTCAATAGTATGTCGGCCCACCTCAACCGAGGTATTGCCTACTATAACCTCAAGGAATATCCCAAGGCCCTGAGCGATTTCTCTTATGTAGCAGAAGCCAAGGAGCCCAAAGCCCCCCCCGCTATGGCCGAGGAAGCCAATCTGTTGGCAGGTCGAATTTGCTACCATATTACTGAGGATTATGCCAAGGCTCTCACTTATTTCCAAGGCCTAGAACAGTTCGCTTCTAGCCCCGAAAACCGCTCAGAAGCTCGCTTATTCGGTATGCGCTCTGCCTATTATGGCCAAAATTATCAGGCCTTGAAGGGACTCGCCACAAATTTCCTCAAAGAACCCAATGCTAGCGCCGCCAACAAGGCCGAAGCCCATTTCTACCTGGCTAAAGCACAACAATTAGCGGGTGAAAATGCTAAAGCTATGCAGTCTTATAAGGAGAGCCTCAAGCTGGTTGATGACGATATCAACGCCTCTGAAGCCCATTACCAAATTGCCAAAATTACTTATATCCAACGCGATTTGGATGGCGCACTAGAACTGGCTTTCCAAAATAATAAGCTGCTGGGCCAACACCTCAACTGGTTGGCGCGCAACTTTATCCTCATTGCCGATATCTATGCCGAACAAGGCAAACTAGATGCGGCCAAAGGTACCCTAGAAAGCCTATTGGGCAACTTCAACGGCGAACCCGAAATTGTGAAGGAGGCCCAAGATAAACTGGCTCAGGTCAAACAAGCTATTTCTTCTAATAGCCGCCTGCGCCGCAATGATGGCAGTGGCGAACTGGAAATGATTGATTAA
- the tsaB gene encoding tRNA (adenosine(37)-N6)-threonylcarbamoyltransferase complex dimerization subunit type 1 TsaB produces the protein MDQLILVLESSSRKTSVALIKNGHCWLVEESTGNTGDPAAELTLFVQKILQHAQIKGSQLTAIGVSKGPGSYTGLRIAYSTAKGLAFAWQCPLLALDTLAALAYGAKWNQELPANSLLVCLEDARRGNAYAAIYNLALEPVKSPFFVSLKDLDLEGYKEEQQIYLLGSAAAAYQELTSQNGNNFNMLPLTEPSARFFEQLAQKEYEQALFADLAYSEPFYLRAPHLTKPKKNKFFSQK, from the coding sequence ATGGACCAATTGATACTCGTTTTAGAAAGCAGCAGCCGAAAAACTTCGGTGGCGCTGATTAAGAACGGCCACTGCTGGCTAGTAGAAGAAAGTACTGGAAATACTGGCGACCCCGCCGCAGAACTCACGCTTTTTGTCCAAAAAATACTGCAGCACGCCCAAATTAAAGGGAGCCAATTAACCGCTATTGGGGTGAGTAAAGGGCCAGGCTCTTATACGGGCTTGCGCATTGCCTATTCTACTGCCAAAGGCTTGGCCTTTGCCTGGCAATGCCCCCTTTTGGCCCTTGATACCCTAGCCGCCTTGGCTTATGGAGCCAAATGGAACCAAGAACTGCCCGCCAATAGCCTTTTAGTTTGTCTAGAAGATGCCCGCCGTGGAAATGCCTATGCAGCTATTTATAACTTGGCCCTAGAGCCAGTGAAATCGCCCTTCTTTGTGTCACTTAAAGATTTAGACTTAGAAGGGTATAAGGAGGAACAGCAAATATATTTGCTGGGCTCTGCCGCTGCAGCTTATCAAGAGTTGACGTCACAAAATGGTAATAATTTTAATATGTTGCCTTTGACGGAACCCTCTGCTCGCTTTTTTGAGCAATTGGCCCAAAAAGAATATGAACAAGCCCTATTTGCTGATTTGGCGTATTCTGAGCCCTTTTATCTAAGAGCTCCACATTTAACAAAACCCAAAAAGAATAAATTCTTTAGCCAGAAGTAA